In one Canis lupus familiaris isolate Mischka breed German Shepherd unplaced genomic scaffold, alternate assembly UU_Cfam_GSD_1.0 chrUn_S657H819, whole genome shotgun sequence genomic region, the following are encoded:
- the LOC119879340 gene encoding tudor domain-containing protein 3-like: MSAAGNRNREILQKEKSAKSEGKHEGVYRELVDEKALKHITEMGFSKEASRQALMDNGNNLEAALNVLLNSNKHKPVTGPPLRGKGKGRGRIRSEEEEELGNARPSAPSTLFDFLESKMGTLSVEGRLT, encoded by the exons ATGAGTGCTGCTGGTAACCGAAATagagaaattttacaaaaagaaaagtcagcCAAATCTGAGGGGAAACACGAAGGTGTCTATAGAGAACTG GTTGATGAGAAGGCTCTGAAACACATAACAGAAATGGGCTTCAGTAAAGAAGCATCCAGGCAAGCTCTAATGGATAATGGCAACAACTTAGAAGCAGCACTGAATGTACTTCTTAACAGCAATAAACACAAACCTGTTACAGGACCACCTCTGAGAG GTAAAGGAAAAGGCAGGGGGAGAATAAGAtctgaagaagaggaggaacTGGGAAATGCAAGGCCATCAGCACCAAGCACATTATTTGATTTCTTGGAGTCTAAAATGGGGACATTGAGTGTGGAAGGTAGGCTAACTTaa